One segment of Polaribacter huanghezhanensis DNA contains the following:
- a CDS encoding ice-binding family protein: protein MKTKKFLTALAFASVVLISGCSQDDTSIVLTPPAITTTAPADNTTNVGRSASISVTFTKNMDEATINTTTFVVKQGTTVVPGVVSYSAKIATFTPTNALAAGAKYDVLITTGTKDIAGTPIAAEKKWSFTTKSASAAQAVVNLKSSVNYVILAKTAINNSPTSNITGDLGLSPAATSYITGLSLTNFTGYATSAQITGKIYAADMATPTSGNLTTAVQDMISAYNDAAGRPTPDFLNLGTGNLGGKTLTPGLYKFTSSVTLPTNVTISGGANDVWIFQISGDLVMSADVNITLEGGAQAKNIFWQVAGEAVFGATSHFEGVLLSWTGITFKTGATFKGRALAGTAVILDINTVVGPN from the coding sequence ATGAAAACTAAAAAATTTTTAACAGCACTTGCTTTTGCATCTGTAGTCTTAATTTCGGGATGTTCACAAGATGACACTAGTATTGTACTTACGCCACCTGCGATAACTACTACCGCCCCAGCAGACAATACAACAAACGTAGGCCGTTCAGCTAGCATTTCAGTTACTTTCACCAAAAACATGGATGAAGCAACAATTAATACTACAACATTTGTGGTGAAACAAGGAACTACGGTAGTACCTGGTGTGGTAAGTTATTCAGCGAAAATCGCAACATTTACACCAACAAATGCCTTGGCAGCTGGTGCAAAATATGACGTTTTAATTACAACGGGCACAAAAGATATAGCGGGCACCCCTATTGCTGCTGAAAAAAAATGGAGTTTCACAACTAAAAGTGCTTCTGCAGCTCAAGCGGTAGTAAATCTTAAATCATCAGTAAATTATGTGATTCTTGCCAAAACAGCAATCAACAACAGCCCTACTTCAAATATTACTGGAGATTTAGGATTAAGTCCGGCAGCAACATCTTATATAACAGGACTTTCATTGACAAATTTCACTGGGTATGCAACATCTGCACAGATTACAGGAAAAATATATGCAGCAGATATGGCTACACCTACTTCAGGTAATCTAACAACAGCAGTTCAAGATATGATATCTGCATACAATGATGCCGCTGGTCGTCCAACACCTGATTTCCTTAACCTTGGAACAGGAAATCTTGGTGGTAAAACACTGACTCCTGGGTTGTATAAATTCACAAGTTCAGTTACATTACCAACAAATGTTACTATTTCAGGCGGCGCTAACGACGTATGGATTTTTCAAATATCTGGAGATCTTGTTATGAGTGCGGATGTAAATATTACACTTGAAGGTGGTGCACAAGCTAAAAACATTTTTTGGCAAGTAGCTGGTGAAGCAGTTTTTGGAGCCACGTCACATTTTGAAGGTGTTTTATTATCATGGACAGGAATCACATTTAAAACAGGTGCTACTTTTAAAGGCCGAGCTTTAGCAGGAACTGCAGTTATTCTTGACATCAACACTGTTGTGGGTCCAAACTAA
- a CDS encoding GIY-YIG nuclease family protein: MFTVYILFSIQLQKHYVGYTCKDVKERLQEHLFNHKGFTAKVKDWNIIYQTNFSSKPEAIAFERKIKKRGAKRYMNDIASR; this comes from the coding sequence ATGTTTACTGTCTATATTCTTTTTTCTATTCAACTCCAAAAACACTATGTTGGTTATACTTGCAAAGATGTAAAAGAAAGACTTCAAGAACACTTATTTAATCACAAAGGATTTACAGCAAAAGTAAAAGACTGGAATATCATTTATCAAACTAATTTTTCTTCAAAACCTGAAGCAATTGCATTTGAAAGAAAAATTAAAAAACGTGGAGCTAAAAGATATATGAACGACATCGCGTCACGCTAA
- a CDS encoding PQQ-dependent sugar dehydrogenase yields the protein MKNLKSIFGILLMCVLLLSFIKQNKGELQKSKEYELVVADLSIPWGFTFLPDNSMLITEKEGKLIHFIKGKKTDITGLPKIKEQGQGGLMDIELHPNYKKNGWIYLSYASGNSKGANTTLMRARLNNSKLINQEVLYKASPNSKRGQHFGSRIAFDKKGYVYFSVGDRGNRDENPQDITRDCGKVYRLHDDGKIPKDNPFVNVKNAKTAIYSFGHRNPQGMEINPFTGEIWTHEHGPRGGDEINIIKKGKNYGWPTISYGINYSGTKFTDKTALPGMEQPLHQWTPSIAPSGMAFVNSDKYPGWKGNLLVGSLKFQYISNCTLKNGKVLKEEKILEGLGRVRSVEQGNDGYLYAGIEQLGIVRILPKN from the coding sequence ATGAAGAATTTAAAATCAATTTTTGGAATACTACTAATGTGTGTTTTACTGCTTAGTTTTATCAAACAAAACAAAGGAGAATTGCAAAAAAGTAAAGAATACGAATTGGTTGTTGCAGATTTATCAATTCCGTGGGGATTTACTTTCTTGCCAGATAATTCGATGCTGATAACAGAAAAAGAAGGAAAGTTAATTCACTTTATAAAAGGCAAAAAAACAGATATTACTGGATTGCCAAAAATTAAAGAACAAGGTCAAGGTGGTTTGATGGATATAGAATTGCATCCAAATTATAAAAAAAATGGTTGGATTTATCTTTCTTATGCATCAGGAAACTCTAAAGGAGCAAACACAACGTTGATGCGTGCAAGATTAAACAATTCTAAATTAATCAACCAAGAAGTTTTATACAAGGCAAGTCCGAATTCTAAAAGAGGACAGCATTTTGGTTCTCGAATTGCTTTTGATAAAAAAGGGTATGTGTATTTTAGTGTTGGTGATAGAGGAAATAGAGATGAAAATCCGCAAGATATTACAAGAGATTGTGGTAAGGTTTATCGTTTGCATGATGATGGTAAGATTCCAAAAGACAATCCGTTTGTAAATGTGAAAAACGCGAAAACTGCAATTTATAGTTTCGGACATCGGAATCCGCAAGGAATGGAAATAAATCCGTTTACGGGAGAAATTTGGACGCACGAACACGGACCAAGAGGCGGAGATGAAATTAATATCATTAAAAAAGGAAAAAATTATGGCTGGCCAACAATAAGTTACGGAATCAATTATAGCGGTACAAAATTTACAGATAAAACCGCTTTACCAGGAATGGAACAACCGTTGCATCAATGGACACCGTCAATTGCGCCAAGCGGAATGGCTTTTGTAAACTCTGATAAATATCCAGGTTGGAAAGGCAATTTATTAGTTGGTTCTTTAAAATTTCAATACATTTCTAATTGCACTTTAAAAAATGGAAAAGTACTCAAAGAAGAAAAAATATTGGAAGGCTTGGGTAGGGTTCGTTCTGTAGAACAAGGAAATGATGGTTATTTGTACGCAGGAATTGAGCAATTAGGGATTGTTAGAATACTTCCAAAGAACTAA
- the trxB gene encoding thioredoxin-disulfide reductase → MAERIKCLIIGSGPAGYTAAIYAARADMKPVMYTGMQMGGQLTTTTEVDNYPGYPNGTDGTAMMNDLQKQAERFGTEVRFGMVTKVELNEQVGGIHKIIVDESIEIEANTIIISTGATAKYLGIESEQRLIGGGVSACATCDGFFYKGQDVVVVGAGDTAAEEATYLANICKKVTVLVRKDFMRASKAMQHRVNKTANIEVIYNSELDEVLGDNVVEGVRVVNNQTKEKHTIDVTGVFIAIGHKPNSDLFKGVLDMDEVGYLITKGKSTKTNLPGVFAAGDIQDKEYRQAVTAAGSGCMAALDAERYLGALE, encoded by the coding sequence ATGGCAGAAAGAATTAAATGTTTAATTATCGGTTCAGGTCCAGCAGGATATACAGCAGCAATTTATGCAGCAAGAGCAGATATGAAACCAGTAATGTACACAGGAATGCAAATGGGCGGTCAATTAACGACAACCACAGAAGTAGATAATTACCCTGGTTATCCAAACGGAACAGACGGAACTGCAATGATGAATGATTTGCAAAAACAAGCAGAACGTTTTGGAACAGAAGTGCGTTTTGGAATGGTCACCAAAGTTGAATTGAATGAACAAGTTGGTGGAATTCACAAGATTATTGTGGATGAATCAATAGAAATTGAAGCAAATACAATAATTATATCAACAGGAGCAACTGCTAAATATTTAGGCATAGAAAGTGAACAACGTTTAATTGGCGGTGGAGTTTCTGCTTGTGCAACCTGTGATGGTTTCTTTTACAAAGGGCAAGATGTAGTTGTTGTTGGAGCAGGAGATACAGCAGCAGAAGAAGCGACGTATTTAGCAAATATTTGTAAGAAAGTTACCGTGTTAGTGCGTAAAGATTTTATGAGAGCTTCAAAAGCAATGCAACATCGAGTTAACAAAACGGCAAACATTGAAGTTATATATAATTCTGAATTAGATGAGGTTCTTGGAGATAATGTTGTAGAAGGTGTTAGAGTTGTAAATAATCAAACAAAAGAGAAGCATACTATTGATGTTACTGGAGTTTTTATTGCCATTGGGCACAAACCAAATTCAGATTTGTTTAAAGGTGTTTTAGACATGGATGAAGTAGGTTATTTAATAACGAAAGGAAAATCTACAAAGACAAATTTACCAGGCGTTTTTGCTGCTGGTGATATTCAAGATAAAGAATACAGACAAGCAGTAACTGCAGCAGGATCAGGTTGTATGGCAGCTTTAGATGCCGAACGTTATTTAGGTGCTTTAGAATAA
- a CDS encoding acyl-CoA dehydrogenase family protein: protein METTNKELLRGGQFLVKETNCEDVFTPEDFTEEQTMMKEAVMEFNEREIIPHKARFEAKKYALTEEVMRKAGELGFLGVAVPEAYGGLGMSFVSTMLTCDYISSGTGSFSTAFGAHTGIGTMPITLYGTEEQKQKYVPKLATGEWFGSYCLTEPGAGSDANSGKTTATLSEDGKSYKINGAKMWISNAGFCSLMIVFARIEKDKNITGFIVEYDGENPNGITLGEEEHKLGIRASSTRQVFFSDTVVPAENMLAGRGEGFKIAMNALNVGRIKLAAACLDSQRRITTTAINYANERKQFNTAIADFGAIKIKLAEMATNAYVSESATYRAAKNIEDRIAMRVAAGNSHQEAELKGVEEYAIECSILKVAVSEDVQNCADEGIQIFGGMGFSEDTPMEAAWRDARIARIYEGTNEINRMLSVGMLVKKAMKGHVDLLGPAQAVQEELMGIPSFDTPDYSELFAEEKEMIAKLKKVFLMVAGAAVQKFGPDLEAHQQLLIAASDILIEIYMAESAILRTEKNAKRFGENAQTVQIAMAKLYLYNAVSIVEKNGKESIISFAEGDEQRMLLMGLKRFVKYVNYPDIVDLRIAIAEKVKSENKYCF from the coding sequence ATGGAAACAACAAATAAAGAATTACTAAGAGGAGGACAATTCCTTGTCAAAGAAACAAACTGTGAAGATGTGTTTACTCCAGAAGATTTTACGGAAGAGCAAACCATGATGAAAGAAGCTGTGATGGAGTTTAACGAACGTGAAATTATTCCTCACAAAGCAAGATTTGAAGCAAAAAAGTATGCATTGACTGAAGAAGTAATGCGTAAAGCTGGTGAATTAGGTTTTCTAGGTGTTGCTGTTCCTGAAGCTTATGGTGGATTAGGAATGAGTTTTGTTTCTACCATGTTAACGTGTGATTATATTTCAAGCGGAACAGGTTCTTTTAGTACAGCTTTTGGTGCTCATACAGGTATTGGAACAATGCCTATTACATTATACGGAACTGAAGAGCAAAAACAAAAATACGTACCTAAATTAGCTACCGGAGAATGGTTTGGCTCGTATTGTTTAACTGAACCCGGAGCTGGTTCTGATGCAAACTCTGGAAAAACAACTGCTACTTTATCAGAAGACGGAAAAAGTTATAAAATTAACGGTGCTAAAATGTGGATTTCAAACGCAGGTTTCTGTAGTTTGATGATTGTATTTGCGCGTATCGAAAAAGATAAAAATATTACTGGATTTATTGTTGAATATGATGGAGAAAATCCAAACGGAATTACTTTAGGAGAAGAAGAACACAAATTAGGAATTAGAGCTTCTTCAACACGTCAAGTATTTTTTAGTGATACCGTTGTTCCTGCAGAAAATATGTTAGCAGGACGTGGAGAAGGTTTTAAAATTGCCATGAATGCCCTAAATGTTGGCAGAATTAAATTAGCTGCTGCTTGTTTAGATTCGCAACGTCGCATCACAACAACTGCTATAAACTATGCCAATGAGCGCAAACAATTTAACACAGCAATTGCTGATTTTGGAGCTATAAAAATAAAATTGGCCGAAATGGCGACCAATGCCTATGTTAGCGAATCGGCAACTTACAGAGCTGCAAAAAATATTGAAGATCGTATTGCAATGCGTGTTGCTGCAGGAAATTCGCATCAGGAGGCAGAACTTAAAGGTGTTGAAGAATATGCAATTGAATGTTCTATTCTAAAAGTTGCGGTTTCTGAAGATGTACAGAATTGTGCAGACGAAGGTATCCAGATTTTTGGCGGTATGGGATTCTCAGAAGATACACCAATGGAAGCCGCTTGGAGAGATGCCCGAATTGCTCGTATTTATGAAGGGACTAACGAAATTAACCGAATGTTATCTGTTGGAATGTTGGTGAAAAAAGCGATGAAAGGTCATGTAGATTTATTAGGTCCAGCTCAAGCGGTTCAAGAAGAACTCATGGGAATTCCTTCTTTTGATACACCAGATTACTCTGAGCTATTTGCTGAAGAAAAAGAAATGATTGCTAAACTTAAGAAAGTCTTTCTTATGGTTGCAGGAGCTGCTGTGCAAAAATTTGGCCCAGATCTGGAAGCTCACCAACAATTACTTATTGCTGCTTCTGATATATTAATTGAGATTTATATGGCAGAATCTGCTATACTAAGAACAGAAAAGAACGCAAAACGCTTTGGTGAAAATGCACAAACGGTACAAATTGCTATGGCAAAATTATACTTATATAATGCCGTTTCAATAGTAGAAAAAAATGGAAAAGAAAGTATTATTTCTTTTGCTGAAGGTGATGAGCAACGTATGTTACTTATGGGTCTTAAACGTTTTGTAAAATATGTAAACTATCCAGATATTGTAGATTTACGTATTGCTATTGCAGAAAAAGTAAAATCAGAAAACAAATATTGTTTCTAA
- a CDS encoding acetyl-CoA C-acyltransferase, whose protein sequence is MKTAYIVKAYRTAVGKAPKGVFRFKRTDELAAETIKYMMDELPNFDKKRIDDVIVGNAMPEGSQGLNMARLISLMGLNIVDVPGVTVNRFCSSGVETIAMATAKIQAGMADCIIAGGAESMSAVPMTGFKPELNYELVKSGYEEYYWGMGNTAEAVANQFKVSREDQDEFAYNSHLKALKAQAENRFQDQIVPINVAQTYVDENGKKATRSYTVTKDEGPRAGTSKEALAKLRAVFAQGGSVTAGNSSQMSDGAAFVLIMSEKMVKELNIEPIARMVNYAAAGVEPRIMGMGPVAAIPKALKQAGLKQSDIELIELNEAFASQSLAVMRELGLNQEIVNVNGGAIALGHPLGCTGGKLSVQLFDEMRKRDMSGKYGMVTMCVGTGQGAAGIYEFLK, encoded by the coding sequence ATGAAAACAGCATATATAGTAAAAGCATACAGAACAGCAGTTGGAAAAGCTCCAAAAGGTGTATTCCGTTTTAAAAGAACAGATGAATTGGCTGCAGAAACCATCAAATACATGATGGATGAATTACCAAACTTTGACAAGAAACGTATTGACGATGTGATTGTTGGTAATGCAATGCCAGAAGGTTCTCAAGGGTTAAATATGGCTCGTTTAATTTCTTTAATGGGATTAAACATAGTTGATGTTCCTGGAGTTACCGTAAATCGTTTTTGTTCTTCTGGTGTAGAAACTATTGCAATGGCAACAGCTAAGATTCAAGCCGGAATGGCAGATTGTATCATTGCTGGTGGAGCAGAAAGCATGAGCGCAGTACCGATGACCGGGTTTAAACCAGAATTGAATTACGAATTAGTAAAATCTGGTTATGAAGAATATTATTGGGGAATGGGAAATACTGCAGAAGCAGTAGCAAATCAATTTAAAGTTTCTAGAGAAGATCAAGATGAATTTGCTTACAATTCTCATTTAAAAGCGTTAAAAGCACAAGCAGAAAATCGTTTTCAAGATCAAATTGTCCCTATCAATGTAGCACAAACTTATGTTGATGAGAATGGTAAAAAAGCAACAAGATCATATACCGTTACAAAAGATGAAGGACCAAGAGCAGGAACAAGCAAAGAAGCGTTAGCAAAGCTAAGAGCTGTATTTGCTCAAGGCGGAAGTGTAACTGCTGGTAATTCTTCTCAAATGAGTGATGGCGCCGCGTTTGTGTTAATTATGAGTGAAAAAATGGTGAAAGAATTAAACATTGAACCGATTGCGCGTATGGTAAATTATGCTGCTGCCGGCGTTGAGCCAAGAATCATGGGAATGGGCCCAGTTGCTGCAATTCCGAAAGCATTAAAACAAGCAGGTTTAAAACAAAGTGACATTGAATTAATCGAATTGAATGAAGCTTTTGCCTCTCAATCTTTAGCTGTAATGAGAGAATTAGGGCTAAATCAAGAGATCGTAAATGTAAATGGTGGAGCGATTGCTTTAGGGCATCCTTTAGGGTGTACAGGAGGAAAATTATCTGTGCAATTATTTGATGAAATGCGCAAAAGAGATATGTCTGGAAAATACGGAATGGTTACCATGTGTGTTGGAACCGGACAAGGTGCTGCAGGAATTTATGAGTTTTTGAAATAA